The following DNA comes from Candidatus Binataceae bacterium.
GCGTTACGGTCATGACGGTCAAGCTGGGACTGGTCGATACGCGAATGAGCTGGGGCCGCAAAGGCCCTAAGGGGATTACCCCGGCCGCCGCCGCGGCCGCGATCTACCGTGACTTTCGGCGGGGACACCTGGTGGTTTTCGTACCCGCGATATGGCGACCAATCATGGCGATCGTCAGGCTGATTCCCGAGCGCATCTTTCAACGCCTGAGCTTTTAATCCAGCCCCTTGGCGGCGGCAGCACGGGGATCTCGGGTAGCCGCGCCGCCCGTCGGCTAGAAATTATCCTTGAGTTGGCGAATGCGGGCAAAAATCGCCACCGAATCCCTAGGCAGAGCCGGATCCAGGTGGGCTAACGTAGCCCGAATCTCCTCGCTCTCTGTGCGCACGAAGGGGTTGAACTGTTTTTCCGCGCCCACCGTGGAGGGCACGGTGAAACGCCCCTGCTCGCGCATCCCGCGTGCCCAGGCATATTTCTCGACCAGTTTGGGATTGTGCGGCTCTAGGGTCAGCGCGAACCGCAGGTTGTTTTCAGTATATTCGTGGCCGCAATAAACCGCGGTGTCATCGGGCAGAGCCATCAGCTTGGCCAGCGAGTTGACCATGGTATCGGCCTTGCCCTCAAATAGTCGCCCACACCCTGCGATAAACAGGGTGTCGCCGGTAAAGACCGCTTTGATCGTAGGAAAATAATAGGCCACGTGCCCGTTGGTATGCGCCGG
Coding sequences within:
- the gloB gene encoding hydroxyacylglutathione hydrolase, with the protein product MAIIAVPQLKDNYAYLLSDDQSDECAVVDCAEADKVLAAAKANGLRPSTVLSTHFHRDHVGGNLDLAAAVPGLRVYGARAENGRIPALTDPVDDGDEVRVASLRGRAIGIPAHTNGHVAYYFPTIKAVFTGDTLFIAGCGRLFEGKADTMVNSLAKLMALPDDTAVYCGHEYTENNLRFALTLEPHNPKLVEKYAWARGMREQGRFTVPSTVGAEKQFNPFVRTESEEIRATLAHLDPALPRDSVAIFARIRQLKDNF